Proteins encoded by one window of Thermobaculum terrenum ATCC BAA-798:
- a CDS encoding NAD-dependent epimerase/dehydratase family protein has product MSNEKVLITGGAGFLGINLVRHLLRKGFRVASLDIAEFDYPERNQVEVIKGDIRDKALLDQVMVGVDYVVHTAAALPLYSPKDIYTTDVIGTRNVLDSAYTHGVKRVVHISSTAVYGIPDHHPIREEDRLEGVGPYGQAKIQAEMICLEYRAKGLIVPIIRPKSFVGPERLGVFALLYDWAYTGHNFPVLGSGRNRYQLLDVEDLCDAIELCLTLPENKVNDTFNIGAKVFSTVREDYQAVLDYAGHGKKVIPIPAAPAIFILRLLEKLGISPLYKWVYETAPKDSYVSIEKAEKQLGFKPKYSNKEALIRNFQWYIDNIDKFQNKSGVSHRVPWKQGALSLAKLIF; this is encoded by the coding sequence ATGAGCAATGAGAAAGTATTGATAACCGGCGGAGCAGGGTTCTTAGGGATTAACCTTGTTCGTCACCTTCTACGCAAAGGATTCAGAGTAGCATCTCTTGACATCGCCGAATTCGATTACCCAGAGAGAAATCAGGTGGAGGTAATAAAGGGAGATATCCGCGACAAAGCTCTACTCGACCAAGTAATGGTAGGCGTGGACTACGTGGTACATACCGCAGCTGCCCTACCCTTATACTCTCCGAAAGATATCTACACTACAGATGTCATAGGCACAAGAAACGTGCTGGATAGTGCTTACACCCATGGCGTAAAGAGGGTCGTACATATATCATCGACCGCGGTCTATGGAATCCCCGATCATCATCCCATACGAGAAGAGGACAGGTTGGAAGGTGTGGGTCCATATGGCCAGGCCAAGATACAGGCTGAGATGATATGCCTGGAGTACAGAGCAAAAGGTTTGATAGTACCTATAATAAGACCCAAGTCATTTGTGGGGCCAGAACGCCTGGGAGTCTTTGCGCTGCTTTATGACTGGGCATATACAGGCCATAACTTCCCTGTGCTTGGTAGCGGTCGCAATCGCTATCAGCTGCTGGATGTTGAAGATCTGTGTGATGCAATAGAGCTATGCTTGACACTTCCTGAAAATAAGGTCAACGATACATTCAACATAGGTGCTAAGGTCTTCTCAACGGTAAGAGAGGATTACCAAGCGGTTCTCGACTACGCTGGCCATGGCAAGAAAGTCATCCCTATACCCGCAGCCCCAGCAATTTTCATCCTTAGGTTGCTGGAAAAGCTAGGCATATCTCCGCTCTACAAGTGGGTCTACGAGACAGCCCCCAAGGACTCATATGTCTCTATTGAGAAGGCGGAGAAACAGCTAGGTTTCAAACCCAAATACTCCAATAAAGAAGCTCTTATAAGAAACTTCCAGTGGTACATCGACAACATAGACAAATTCCAAAACAAGAGCGGCGTCTCGCACAGGGTACCTTGGAAGCAGGGAGCGCTTAGCCTAGCCAAGCTCATCTTCTAA
- a CDS encoding inositol-3-phosphate synthase: protein MADKKVRVAIIGVGNCASAFVQGVHYYKDAPEDEWVPGLMHVNLGGYHIRDIEFSAAFDVASTKVGKDLSEAIWAAPNNTLKFADVPYLGVPVYRGMTHDGLGKYLSNMIEKAPGPTSNIVQILKDTGTDVVVNYLPVGSEMATKWYVEQVLEAGCAFVNCIPVFIAREEYWQRRFLEKGLPIIGDDIKSQVGATITHRVLTRLFEERGVKLERTYQLNFGGNTDFYNMLERDRLESKKISKTNAVTSQLEHSKLDEKNVHVGPSDYVPWLEDRKWCHIRMEGTIFGGAPISLELKLEVWDSPNSAGVVIDAVRCAKLALDRGLAGTIAGPSAYFMKSPPVQYHDDVARRMTEDFIEGKDDTCLPFKTTIDTAEKV from the coding sequence GTGGCCGATAAGAAGGTTAGAGTCGCAATCATAGGTGTAGGTAATTGTGCTTCCGCTTTCGTGCAGGGAGTGCATTACTATAAGGATGCTCCAGAGGATGAGTGGGTTCCCGGCCTCATGCATGTCAACCTTGGGGGCTATCACATAAGGGACATAGAGTTCAGCGCAGCCTTCGATGTGGCGTCCACAAAGGTAGGTAAGGACCTAAGCGAGGCTATATGGGCAGCACCCAACAATACGCTAAAGTTTGCTGATGTACCTTACCTAGGTGTTCCAGTGTATCGAGGTATGACCCATGATGGTTTGGGCAAGTACCTAAGCAACATGATAGAGAAGGCGCCAGGCCCTACCTCTAACATAGTGCAGATACTGAAGGACACTGGTACTGATGTAGTAGTAAACTACCTGCCCGTAGGTAGCGAGATGGCTACTAAGTGGTATGTGGAGCAGGTACTGGAGGCAGGTTGTGCCTTTGTGAACTGCATACCGGTGTTCATCGCGAGGGAAGAATACTGGCAGCGTAGATTTTTGGAGAAGGGACTCCCCATAATTGGGGATGATATCAAGAGCCAGGTGGGTGCTACTATCACTCACAGGGTCCTTACGAGGCTGTTTGAGGAAAGGGGCGTTAAGCTAGAACGCACCTATCAGTTGAACTTTGGTGGTAACACAGACTTCTACAACATGCTGGAGCGGGATCGCTTGGAGAGCAAGAAGATATCCAAGACTAACGCCGTAACCAGCCAACTTGAACATAGCAAGCTGGATGAGAAGAACGTACATGTTGGTCCAAGCGATTACGTTCCCTGGCTTGAGGACCGTAAGTGGTGCCACATTCGCATGGAAGGGACCATCTTTGGTGGGGCTCCCATCAGCCTGGAGCTCAAGCTGGAGGTTTGGGACAGCCCTAACAGCGCTGGCGTCGTAATAGATGCAGTGAGGTGTGCAAAGCTGGCGCTTGATAGAGGGTTGGCTGGCACGATAGCTGGCCCATCCGCATATTTCATGAAGAGCCCGCCAGTACAATACCATGATGATGTGGCACGCCGAATGACTGAGGATTTCATAGAGGGCAAGGATGATACCTGCTTGCCTTTCAAGACCACAATAGATACCGCTGAGAAGGTTTAG
- a CDS encoding ankyrin repeat domain-containing protein — translation MRVAERSGAVSYVGSHKGAATLSFLDIWALHKAANFGQIEIVQNLLELFPSKIDSFDQDGWAPLHLASFSGHVHVVELLIKMGANLNLGSLNEKSYMPIHAAAHGRNAAVVAVLVRNGAYADAQDSAGHTAMHIAAQNGDTRIIDILVRHGAAVDIRDKHGQTPLDVALGANRQAAADLLQMYLDVE, via the coding sequence ATGCGTGTAGCCGAAAGGTCGGGAGCAGTCTCTTATGTAGGTTCACATAAGGGTGCAGCTACTCTTAGCTTCCTGGACATTTGGGCGCTTCATAAAGCAGCTAACTTTGGACAGATAGAAATAGTTCAGAACCTGCTAGAGTTATTTCCTTCCAAGATAGACAGCTTTGACCAAGATGGTTGGGCTCCGCTGCACTTGGCATCTTTCTCTGGGCATGTCCATGTGGTAGAACTTCTGATAAAGATGGGTGCAAATCTCAATCTGGGATCCTTGAACGAAAAGAGTTATATGCCTATACATGCCGCTGCGCATGGAAGAAATGCAGCAGTTGTGGCTGTGCTCGTAAGGAATGGAGCGTACGCAGATGCCCAGGATAGCGCGGGCCATACTGCTATGCATATAGCTGCTCAGAATGGTGACACGCGTATCATTGATATCTTGGTTCGCCATGGAGCCGCCGTTGATATAAGGGATAAGCATGGACAGACCCCCCTAGATGTGGCCTTGGGGGCTAATAGACAGGCTGCTGCAGATCTCCTACAGATGTACCTGGATGTAGAATAG
- a CDS encoding LLM class F420-dependent oxidoreductase, whose translation MKVGVTFPQIEIGNDPHVIKDYAQAAEDLGYNHLLVFDHVLGADPTNRPGWRGSYSIDDPFHEPFVLFGYLAAVTQKLELVTGVIILPQRQTALVAKQAAEVDVLTGGRLRLGVGVGWNEVEYEALGMNFHNRGRRIEEQVEVLRLLWTQKVVTFHGKYHHITEAGINPLPVQRPIPLWMGGSADVLLRRAARMADGWFPQMPPNQTAEEALSRLRAYLQAEGRDPNSFGLEARITIAGLSEDDWVAQFKGWEKLGATHISVNTMRAGLSSPQDHINAIRRFKEVIGF comes from the coding sequence ATGAAGGTTGGTGTTACTTTCCCTCAGATAGAGATCGGCAATGATCCCCATGTGATAAAAGACTATGCACAGGCAGCGGAAGATCTGGGATATAACCATCTGCTTGTGTTCGATCACGTGCTGGGAGCAGATCCTACTAACAGGCCTGGTTGGAGGGGAAGCTATTCTATAGATGATCCGTTTCATGAACCATTTGTGCTATTTGGTTACCTTGCTGCCGTCACGCAGAAGCTGGAGTTAGTAACTGGGGTCATAATCCTTCCTCAGAGGCAGACTGCCCTTGTTGCCAAGCAAGCTGCTGAAGTCGACGTGCTTACTGGCGGGCGACTGAGGCTAGGTGTTGGGGTTGGTTGGAACGAAGTGGAATATGAAGCACTTGGAATGAACTTTCATAACAGAGGTAGGCGTATAGAAGAACAAGTTGAAGTCCTGCGCCTGCTCTGGACCCAGAAAGTTGTGACGTTTCATGGTAAATACCACCATATAACAGAAGCTGGCATAAATCCACTTCCAGTACAGAGACCCATTCCTCTCTGGATGGGTGGATCGGCGGACGTGCTCCTAAGAAGGGCTGCCAGGATGGCAGATGGCTGGTTTCCCCAGATGCCTCCGAACCAGACTGCTGAAGAAGCGCTTTCTCGACTTCGGGCCTACCTACAGGCTGAAGGTAGAGACCCAAATAGTTTTGGGCTAGAGGCTCGCATCACCATTGCTGGCCTGTCCGAGGATGATTGGGTGGCACAGTTCAAAGGTTGGGAGAAGCTAGGAGCTACTCACATATCTGTAAACACCATGAGGGCAGGCTTATCCTCCCCACAGGATCATATAAATGCCATACGTCGCTTCAAAGAAGTCATAGGATTCTGA